AAGTAAGTGCCCCATTCGTTGCTGTAGAAGCTCTTGATGTCGTAACAGTTTGAGTTTTCGGCTAAGGTTGAGATGCTCTGCACAGAACTCAGACTGTTATCCATGTCTACGATCTGAAGGTTCCTGAAGTAGCTTGCTTTTCCAAAACCATCCTCTGCAAAATGCCCAGACCCCATTTGGGTGAACGTGTGTTGCCCATTGCTCCTTGAGTTCACCACCTCTCCTCCCCACTCCACCATCGTTGCATGCTCTGCTAAGTGCGTGAATACCTCCGCCGGCCAATACCCCACCAACGTCCTATCACCAAAACTCATCCACCAATTCCCTACTTTTGGATCCTTCCATATCAGAATCGTAATGTCGTATTGTTTGCTACCATACGAAGACACAGGAGATATGGCAGCTCCAATCGCTATTCTACTGTTCGTTTGAATAAACCCAGCACACAGAAGGTTGTAACATCCGGTTGCACGATATGAATCACTCTGCATCaccaaatattttcataaaattaacgATCAATTATAATGAAACTGTTGGAAGATGTGCTGAAAtggggaaaaagaaagaaatgctAACCGTCCAATAAGTGAACAATCTGGGTCTGCTGTCACCATAGAGCTCCGGACTGACCTGACTAGTACAATGATCAAAGCTTCAGAGATccaatatttcataaaattattattttttttttcacacattAATTGCATTAATGTAATGTGTCGTGTATCACATGCATTCTAATTAATTCACGATATGTTCGGCTGCTTGAAGGAACCAAGTGAAAatcaactttacaaaattataataatgataatcacATCTCAGtatagtattttaataatgagaattcatcattcatcattcatcctatctttcctttttttaatatatactcaCTATTTTCtaaagattaaagaaaatactttttattcaaCTAGTGTTATTGTGTGTTCATGATGATGAAACAGACAAGGGGACAAAAGAGGTTGGAATTGGAACAAGTACCTGCCATCCAGCTTCGATGCTATTAAGATCAGTGCCATCGAAGGATCCTGAAAGAATCCAAAGTTGTGAAAGACTAAATTCGTTCATCACTTGAATTGATGGATCCCATACGTTTATTGTTGCCTTTGCCCCGTACATTTCTTGAGACGACCCCGTATATGCGATCGCATGCTGCGTACcacaaatttataatcaataaaaaaataataataataatattaattaccgATTCTAAGGTCAAaaccctttttttaattataataatacacGTTGAAATATTAGTACAATAGGTTTGAAGTATAATCAAAGCAATCTTCAAATTAGCTAATATTTAAAAGGATTCGATGTTCTCAGACAGCTTGCAACACCTGCTAGATCTATTTCTCAAAAGTTACACTTTTGTAGAGTAAAAAGGTTATACCATTTCGATCTTTGCGACCATGATTAATTCAAATATCATATCCGTTAATCTTTATCGTTTTTAAAAGATGTGGAAAATACCTCATGGCCATTGGCGCTGAGAACATCGGGGGCATCGCTGCGGCGAGAGAGAGGAACTCGTGAACGTTTCTTCCCAAAATCATACAAAGACTTTGCTCTAAGCACGTCATGCACCGTGCTCCGTCGTACCGGAACCGTTCCCTTTGGACAGCGTGTCCCATTCAAGTGCCACATTTGCCATGCCATGTTCTCTCCTTCGTCTTCCTTATTCACTTTCATCATTCCTCTTGGCATCTCCGTTGGCATTTTCTATTACATCCATCAAATAACACCACACTTTTAACAGATAACAGTGCTTTTGGGGATCATCACATGAGTGAAGTGCAAGGAAAGCAAATATAAAGAGAGGTTTCTCGTACACGTATACCTGGATCTTGTGATTCTTTAAAAGCGGGTGATCTAAAGCcagttgttttcttttgtgaaCACAATCTATAAGATCTCCATCTGGACTCTGCAATACGAACCCACGCCATAAGAATACTTAAATGTTACGTACTAAAGAAGGGAAAACCAACATTTATTTGGCCATTAAAATCTCAACCACTGATAAACGTACCCtaaaatatattctatattttatatatatatatatatagatagatagatagatagatataaagtataaatatatatatataaacaatattattattattattattattattattacctgTATGGTGAGCACAGGAGGCTTGTTGATCTTGTCCAAGTGCCTGGTAATCCTTTGAAGTCTAAGGGTACTGGTTTGCGTGTGTCTGGTGTAATTTAGCGTTGTGGATTCAACCATGGCCCTTTGCAGAAGCAtgggaagaaagagaatgagaaGCAGGAGAAGAAGATGGTCCTTATTAGAAGGAGGTGAAGAGGAGCATCTTCCCGTTCTCCCAGTAACAGCCAT
This genomic interval from Vigna radiata var. radiata cultivar VC1973A chromosome 8, Vradiata_ver6, whole genome shotgun sequence contains the following:
- the LOC106770886 gene encoding uncharacterized protein LOC106770886 encodes the protein MAVTGRTGRCSSSPPSNKDHLLLLLLILFLPMLLQRAMVESTTLNYTRHTQTSTLRLQRITRHLDKINKPPVLTIQSPDGDLIDCVHKRKQLALDHPLLKNHKIQKMPTEMPRGMMKVNKEDEGENMAWQMWHLNGTRCPKGTVPVRRSTVHDVLRAKSLYDFGKKRSRVPLSRRSDAPDVLSANGHEHAIAYTGSSQEMYGAKATINVWDPSIQVMNEFSLSQLWILSGSFDGTDLNSIEAGWQVSPELYGDSRPRLFTYWTSDSYRATGCYNLLCAGFIQTNSRIAIGAAISPVSSYGSKQYDITILIWKDPKVGNWWMSFGDRTLVGYWPAEVFTHLAEHATMVEWGGEVVNSRSNGQHTFTQMGSGHFAEDGFGKASYFRNLQIVDMDNSLSSVQSISTLAENSNCYDIKSFYSNEWGTYFYYGGPGNNPQCP